The Entelurus aequoreus isolate RoL-2023_Sb linkage group LG04, RoL_Eaeq_v1.1, whole genome shotgun sequence nucleotide sequence ctttgaaggtctgtctgacaaaccaaaacaaacaaagcgtgcattaacagatggatagaAATGAGTAGCGAGtagaatgtagataaatggagtggacttaaaggcctactgaaatgatttttttttatttaaacggggatagcagatctattctatgtgtcatacttgatcatttcgcgatattgccatatttttgctgaaaggatttagtatagaacaacgacgataaagattgcaacttttggtatctgataaaaaaaaggcttgcccctaccggaagtagcgtgacgtagtcagttgaacatatacgcaaagttccctattgtttacaatgatggccgcatgaagtgagagagattcggaccaagaaagcgacaatttccccattaatttgagcgaggatgaaagatttgtggatgagtaaagtgcaagtgaaagactagtggggagttgaagctattcagatagggaagatgctgtgagagccgggggtgacctgatattcagctgggaatgactacaacagtaaataaacacaagacatatatatactctattagccacaacacaaccaggcttatatttaatatgccacaaattaatcctgcataaaaacacctgcgtgtttgttatgctagctcctagctcctctgctagctcctagctccatagaacacgccaatacaattcaaacacctgatcaacacacacaatcactcagcccaaaagaccgttcacctaacccaaggttcataaagcttatatattttaaaaaagttacgtacatacgcaaaaaaaagttgcgcacatacggtcaagcgatcaaatgtttagaaaccaaagctgcatactcacagtagcacgtctgcgtctttgtcatccaaatcaaagtaatcctggtaagagtctgtgttgtcccagttctctacaggcgtctgtgtatcgaagtcaaaagtcctcctggttagagtctctgttatccgagttcttccatcttgactgcatctttcgggaatgtaaacaaagaagcgccggctgtgtactgttgttgctgactacgttcgaaaaatacgtccatttcgcaccgacaactttcttctttgcttgctcagcttccttctccataatgcaatgaacatgattgcaacagattcacgaacacagatgtccagaatactgtggaattatgaaatgaaaacagagctttttcgtattggcttcaatgtggaaggcatacccgtgttccccggtctacgtcacgcgcatacgtcatcctcagaggcgtttcgaaccggaagtttagcggcacatttaaaatgtcactttataagttaacccggccgtattggcatgtgttataatgttaagatttcatcattgatatataaactatcagactgcgtggtcggtagtagtgggtttcagtaggcctttaaagtagtgtttcttctctataaatatactcaagtaaaagtatgttgcattaaaactactcttagaagtacaatttatcccaaaagttactcaaatagatgtaacggagtacatGTACCCACCTCTGCTTCTTCTGTAGGTGCTGCTACACCTGTGTCTTCTTCTGCTTGAGCAGGTACTGCTACACCTGCGAGACGCACACCCCCCCACGCTGCTCCCACTGCTACGACTGCAAGGTGTGCGTGCTGCGGCGGGACCACCACTGCGTCTTCTTCGGCCGCTGCGTGGGCTTCCGCAACCACCGCTACTTCCTGACTTGCCTGCTCTACATGTGGTCGGGGCTCCTGTACGCCACCTGGATGAACGCCGAGGTCTTCATCCTCATACTGAAGGAGGGCGTGACTCTGCACAGCGTCCTGCTGCTGCTCATACCCTGGCTCATGCTGGTGTCAGGTACTGCCATCTTTCATTTGCGCCATGTTTCTACACCAACTCACGGCCGTGGCTCCCAACAGGCCAAGTGTCTGCACGGGCCTTCTCTTTCGCCTTCATCGCTGACACCTGTGTGGTGGGCCTCCTGCTGGTCtccgccttcttcttcttccatcTCTTCCTGCTTGTTCGGGGGCAAACCACCAGGGAGTGGTACTCGTCCCGCAGGCCCTACAATCTGGGACTCCTGGGCAACTTGCGTCACACATTAGGCAGCCGCTGGTACCTTGGCTGGCTTTGCCCGCTCATCTCATCGCCACTACCGGGGGATGGGATACACTTCCAGGTGACGGGGTCACTGGAGCCCCCCCGCCAATAAGACTGGGGCTTGGGGGGATGGGGTACACTTCCAGGTGACGGGGTCACTGGAGCCCCCCCCCTGCTAATAAGACTGGGGCGTGTATTTTGCTGTGGACTGAACAACATTACTTTGGCTGGACTAGAAGAATGTTCTAGTTATGTTTCACTTATCATGACGATGATGGCTTCTTAGCTGTCACAAATAGACTGCGGGATATCAAGTCCACCATCTGAacagtgtttttgtgtgtgtgattaAGAACCAGTGGCACCATCTTTCCAGCACCACCGGTTGCCTTATTAGACCCCTTTTTAGTTGAATGTttgtaagtatttttttttccttttgcagGTTTCCATTACAGCCAAAGCTATTTTCTCAGTATTGTTGTTTTATATGCCTTGCTTTGGTTTTGGaagatgttctttttttttttcctttcaaaacCTGAAATACATTTTGTGTTTACTGTTTAATTTGTACTCTGTTTTCTGGCTTTCTAGCCgcttcaatctgtgtgtgtacagctccactaatggacagtggagtgttactttcaaaggcaaagttaaaggcctactgaaagccactactaccaaccacgcagtctgatagtttatatatcaatgatgaaatcttaacattgcaacacatgccaatacggccgggttaacttataaagtgcaattttaaatttcccgcgaaacttctggttgaaaacgtctatgtatgatgacgtatgcgcgtgacgtcaacggttgatacggaagtattcggacaccattgaatacaatacaaaaaagctctgttttcatcccaaaattccacagtattctggacatctgtgttggtgaatcttttgcaatttgtttaatgaacaatggagactgcaaagaagaaagttgtaggtgggatcggtgtattagcggcggactacagcaacacaaccaggagcactttgaggatagcagacgtgctagccgaacgacctcatcttgacttcctccgtctccgggccgccgaccgcatcggtgatcgggtgaagtccttcgtcgtaccgtcgatcgctggaacgcaggtgagcacgggtcgtgatgagcagatgagagctggcgtaggtgcagaggtaatgtttttagcatagctctgtcgaggttccgtagctaagttagcttcaatggcgtcgttagcaacagcattgttaagcttcgccaagctggaaagcattaaccgtgtatttacatgtctagagtttggtagtattgttgatcttctggctatccttccagtcagggatttatttattttgtttctatctgcatttgagccagatgctatcacgttagctcagtagctaaagagcttcgtcgatgtattgtcgtggagataaaagtcactgtgaatgtccatttcgcgttctcgactcattttcaagaggatatagtatccgaggtggtttagaatacaaatccgtgatccacaatagaaaaaggagagagtgtggaatccaatgagccagcttgtacctaagttacggtcagagcgaaaaaagatatgtcttgcactgcattctagtccgtcactctaacgttcctcatccacaaatctttcatcctcgctcaaattaatggggtaatcgtcgctttctcggtccgaatcgctctagctgcgttgaaaacaataggaaaatatgaggaggcgaacaaccgactacgtcacgctacttccggtaggggcaaggcttttttttatcagcgaccaaaagttgcgaactttatcgtcgttgttctctactaaatcctttcagcaaaaatatggcaatatcgcgaaaagatcaagtatgacacatagaatggatctgctatccccgtttaaataaaaaaaaattcatttcagtaggcctttaaagtattgctagaaacataattttatatgggactttattgtatttaatgtatagtacatgttccaaaaagaaaaaagcataaaacaccaccagaattagagatattacaagtcaaagtgatgaagcttagtgttacgctcatgacttggtgtttgattgattgattgagacttttattagtaagttgcacagtgaagtacaattgaccactaaatggtaacaccccaataagtttttcaacttgtttaagtcggggtccacttaaattgattcagatacagatatatactatcatcataatacagtcatcacacaagataatcacattgaattatttacattatgtgtatgtgtaactaaacattaccctataagatgaaggcaattgcattttattgatatttgaaatgtattcaatgtttataagtgaatatttaaatatactaaatgtaaaaaaagggaataaatattcaaaataagatcattaaatgaaatctggtttggttacgccatcatgagcgcaacacaaggttgtaaaagtttcaactacaattctaaataagatgtcaaaagcaaactgaaatcaaatacacacagcttaaagattgatcaatacctatttaaatttagtaatacatgaatatgaggatttatcaaaatataaaacaaatatacctgaacagaacgctcatgatggttacaccaaaaagtaacgctatgaatcacgtttttccaagtttttggggcatttttatgctatttccaagcatctcctttttattattgttgattttaaatggtcaaacttatgcatattatatatgcatgcccgagtaaacaaaaaaaaaaggtcatatttattttgattgttacattttgaagtacatttgtgcaggtgggtgcgaatgtacccattaccagagctgtacacatgttgaaaatctatttttaatGATTTTTCAAAAGCTTTACTGTACATGTATGGCGGCTTATACTTTGATCAATAAAGTGTGCCTACTCTTAGGGAGCAACGTCAAAGTAACTGACAAACTTGGAACTTTTTGTGTGGGTATCAACAGTTTAAATATTTATCTAAAAGCGCAGCAGCCGTATTGAGAGGATTATGTTTTTTTCTGTTGTatacaaatgtaaatataaacaaacgatttttttcccttcAGCAACTGTGACAGTAGTTGCTAGACGACCCCTAAGAAGGCACTCTCGTTCAATCTGTCAAGATTGGATGAAAGAGGAAGAAAATCCTTATTATTTGTGGTAAGTTTGCAGTCCTTTCTTTATTGAATGTCAATGTATGTCGTCTATAAAATATTGTTGTTGGGTAAAGTGTGTTCAttgatgagaacatccatagagaTGTGTTAATGACACACATGCTAGCTAGGTTAGCTTAGCTTAAAGCTACCTTACTTTCTGTGGTTACCTAGGTAACTATTTGTCTTTTCCTCGTCATGGTGGCCGCTAAACTGCTGTCAATGATGGTATTTATACTCCACTTAAGtgcatgttgttgttgtgttggcaGGCAGGAGTCAAAGGAAGTCTCAGAGGAAAATATGTGAGTCATTTTCAGTTCCTACAACCTTGCAAACTTTGCTAAATCGTCAGTTAAACTTTGTAAACTTAATTTCCTTCACAGCAGAGCACTTCAACTAAaacacctttattattattattactattcctATTGGATGTATTTGTGAGAACCTGTGAACATTTAATTgttgtctatttattttatttgggaAAACCAAATAGATCTGTCTTTAAAACTGGAATGTTTGATATCCTCCATATATGACTCTATATACATGACTCTATATACATGGCCCTATATACATGACTCTATATACATGACCCTATATACATGACTCTATATACATGACTCTATATACATGACCCTATATTCATGACCCTATATACATGACCCTATATACATGACTCTATATACATGACTCTATATACATGACCCTATATACATGACTCTATATACATGACTCTATATACATGACCCTATATACATGACTCTATATACATGACCCTATATACATGACTATATACATGACCCTATATACATGACTCTATATACATGACCCTATATACATGACCCTATATACATGACCCTATATGCATGACTATATACATGACTATATACATGACCCTATATACATGACTATATACATGACTATATACATGACCCTATATACATGACTCTATATACATGACCCTATATACATGACTCTATATACATGACCCTATATACATGACTCTATATACATGACCCTATATACATGACTCTATATACATGACCCTATATACATGACCCTATATACATGACTCTATATACATGACCCTATATACATGACCCTATATACATGACTATATACATGACCCTATATACATGACTCTATATACATGACCCTATATACATGACCCTATATACATGACTCTATATACATGACCCTATATGCATGACTATATACATGACTATATACATGACCCTATATACATGACTATATACATGACTATATACATGACCCTATATACATGACTCTATATACATGACTCTATATACATGACCCTATATACATGACCCTATATACATGACTCTATATACATGACTATATACATGACTATATACATGACCCTATATACATGACTATATGCATGACCCTATATACATGACTCTATATACATGACTATATACATGACTATATACATGACCCTATATACATGACCCTATATACATGACCCTATATACATGACCCTATATGCATGACTATATACATGACTCTATATACATGACCCTATATACATGACTATATACATGACCCTATATACATGACCCTATATGCATGACTATATACATGACTCTATATACATGACCCTATATGCATGACCCTATATACATGACTATATACATGACTCTATATACATGACCCTATATACATGACCCTATATACATGACTATATACATGACCCTATATACATGACTCTATATACATGACCCTATATACATGACTCTATATACATGACCCTGTATACATGACCATCTGGTATTATGCCAAACAATACACACAGTGTTACGTTCAAACTGTCTGGAATGTTTGTTACAATGGGCAAAAATGTCAAACATTTTTGTGAAATCAAACTTCTGTTTTCTTTTTATTGACTATTAAGTCCTGCTATAGTaccatattttaatgttggtcattatggtggtacttaatgaatgcttaggtctactacactactgtatttaatgttgttattacggtggtacttaatgaatacttaggtctactacactactgtatttaatgttgttattatggtggtacttaatgaatacttaggtctactacactactgtatttaatgatgtcattatggtggtacttaatgaatacttaggtctactacactactgtatttaatgatgtcattatggtggtacttaatgaatacttaggtctactacactactgtatttaatgttgttattatggtggtacttaatgaatacttaggtctactacactactgtatttaatgatgtcattatggtggtacttaatgaatacttaggtctactacactactgtatttaatgatgtcattatggtggtacttaatgaatacttaggtctactacactactgtatttaatgttgtcattatggtggtacgtaatgaatacttaggtctacctcactactgtatttaatgttgttattatgatggtacttaatgaatacttaggtctactacactactgtatttaatgatgtcattatggtggtacttaatgaatacttaggtctacctcactactgtatttaatgttgttattatgatggtacttaatgaatacttaggtctactacactactgtatttaatgttgtcattatggtggtacttaatgaatacttaggtctactacactactgtatttaatgttgtcattatggtggtacttaatgaatacttaggtctactacactactgtatttaatgatgtcattatggtggtacttaatgaatacttaggtctactacactactgtatttaatgatgtcattatggtggtacttaatgaatacttaggtctactacactacattatggtggtactcaatgaatacttaggtatTGCTATCAGATTACTATGTTGCTAACTATCAGATTATGTAACTGGTTGCATTGTTTTATGAAGCAacccattttttttctcaaaacactTGATTtgtccagttgaatagccctgcttgtCCAGTGTAGTCCTGTGCAGGACTGTCTACTGGACTTGTCCAGCGTAGTCCTGTGCAGGACTGTCTACTGGACTTGTCCAGCGTAGTCCTGTGCAGGACTGTCTACTGGACTTGTCCAGTGTAGTCCTGTGCAGGACTGTCTACTGGACTTGTCCAGCGTAGTCCTGTGCAGGACTGTCTACTGGACTTGTCCAGTGAGTGTAGTCCTGTGCAGGACTGTCTACTGGACTTGTTCAGTGTAGTCCTGTGCAGGACTGTCTACTGGACTTGTCCAGCGTAGTCCTGTGCAGGACTGTCTACTGGACTTGTTCAGCGTAGTCCTGTGCAGGACTGTCTACTGGATTTGTTCAGCGTAGTCCTGTGCAGGACTGTCTACTGGATTTGTTCAGTGTAGTCCTGTGCAGGACTGTCTACTGGACTTGAATGGTTCAGTGTAGTCCTGTGCAGGACTGTCTACTGGACTTGTCCAGCGTAGTCCTGTGCAGGACTGTCTACTGGACTTGTTCAGTGTAGTCCTGTGCAGGACTGTCTACTGGACTTGTCCAGTGAGTGTAGTCCTGTGCAGGACTGTCTACTGGACTTGTCCAGTGAGTGTAGTCCTGTGCAGGACTGTCTACTGGATTTGTTCAGTGTAGTCCTGTGCAGGACTGTCTACTGGACTTGTTCAGCGTAGTCCGGTGCAGGACTGTCTACTGGACTTGTTCAGTGTAGTCCTGTGCAGGACTGTCTACTGGACTTGAATGGTTCAGTGTAGTCCTGTGCAGGACTGTCTACTGGACTTGAATGGTTCAGTGTAGTCCTGTGCAGGACTGTCTACTGGACTTGAATGGTTCAGTGTAGTCCTCTGCAGGACTGTCTACTGGGCTTGAATGGTTCAGTGTAGTCCTCTGCAGGACTGTCTACTGGACTTGTTCAGCGTAGTCCGGTGCAGGACTGTCTACTGGACTTGTTCAGTGTAGTCCTGTGCAGGACTGTCTACTGGACTTGAATGGTTCAGTGTAGTCCTGTGCAGGACTGTCTACTGGACTTGAATGGTTCAGTGTAGTCCTGTGCAGGACTGTCTACTGGACTTGAATGGTTCAGTGTAGTCCTCTGCAGGACTGTCTACTGGACTTGAATGGTTCAGTGTAGTCCTCTGCAGGACTGTCTACTGGACTTGAAAGGTTGTCTGTCTGCAGGCTGGAGCAGATGAACACAGATGGCGTGCGAGGAAAAGCAGAGCCTTGCAGGTGGCACTCGGACCAGGATCCTGGTGTAAAGAGCAGAAACACTGAATACACGATAGAACAACTGGTGGGTGACAATGTACACTGTAACATTTTTTACTAAGGTTTCAAACATTTAAAAgaggtcctattatgcaaaaccaactttttttttaaactattggtacctgctgttgtgtatttgggatctgcataagtctggaAAATTGGAGATCAAACCGTGGCGGAGATCATTATAAAACACTTCCAGGAAATGAGCAGTTTGGAATTTTCACCATTTGTTGAGATTTTTCCACTTGGTGACATCAGCAGATTATCCATATTTGCTAGAAGTTTACCCAGAGGGCTTTGCGTGAATCCACCATCCTAGACCTTCTTCTTcaccatcctcttgttgtggggcacactggctcgtacatgcacatgcgtcaTCCTCTGTAGTACAAAGTCAACTCGCTATGGAAGCCATTGCAATGTTCAAAACTACAACAATGATGGCAGGGATAAGACGCGGTTCGTGTGGAGGCACGTAGATAAGAAGGTCACATCCTGACTGAGGATGCTCTTTGcaacattacattacatattatgtcaacaatacattacatattatgtcaacaatacattacatattatgtcaacaatacattacattacatattatgtcaacaatacattacattacatgttatgtcaacaatacattacatattatgtcaacattacattacatattatgtcaacaatacattacattacatattatgtcaacaatacattacattacatgttatgtcaacaatacattacatattatgtcaacaatacattacattacattacatgtcaacattacattacatattatgtcaacaatacattacattacatgttatgtcaacaatacattacatattatgtcaacaatacattacatattatgtcaacattacattacatattatgtcaacaatacattacattacatattatgtcaacaatacattacattacatgttatgtcaacaatacattacatattatgtcaacaatacattacatattatgtcaacattacattacatattatgtcaacaatacattacattacatattatgtcaacaatacattacattacatgttatgtcaacaatacattacatattatgtcaacaatacattacatattatgtcaacattacattacatattatgtcaacaatacattacattacatattatgtcaacaatacattacattacatgttatgtcaacaatacattacatattatgtcaacaatacattacattacatgttatgtcaacattacattacatattatgtcaacaatacattacattacatgttatgtcaacaatacattacatattatgtcaacaatacattacatattatgtctacattacattacatattatgtcaacaatacattacattacatgttatgtcaacaatacattacatattatgtcaacaatacattacatattatgtcaacaatacattacattacatattatgtcaacaatacattacatattatgtcaacaatacattacatattatgtcaacaatacattacattacatattatgtcaacaatacattacattacatgttatgtcaacaatacattacatattatgtcaacattacattacatattatttcaacaatacattacatattatgtcaacattacattacatattatgtcaacaatacattacattacatattatgtcaacaatacattacatattatgtcaacaatacattacattacatattatgtcaacaatacattacattacatattatgtcaacaatacattacattatatattatgtcaacaatacattacatttagagatgtccgataatatcggtctgccgatattatcggccgataaatgcgttaaaatgtaatatcggaaattatcggtatcggttttttattatcagtatcgtttttttaaaaaaaatttttaatttttttattaaatccacataaaaaacacaagatacacttacaattagtgcaccaacccaaaaaacctccctcccccatttacactcattcacacaaaagggttgtttctttctgttattaatattctggttcctacattatatatcaatatttatcaatacagtctgcaagggatacagtccgtaagcacacatgattgtgcatgctgctggtccactaataatactaacctttaacagttaattttacaaattttcattaattactagtttctatgtaactgtttttatattgttttactttcttttttattcaagaaaatgtttttaatttatttatcttattttatttgattcatttttttaaaaagtaccttatcttcaccatacctggttgtccaaattaggcataataatgtgttaattccacgactgtatatatcggttgatatcggtatcggttgatatctgtatcggtaattaaagagttggacaatatcggcatatcggatatcgtcaaaaagccattatcggacatccctaattacattacatattatgtcaacaatacattacattacatattatgtcAACAATACACAGAACTGTTTCACATGTAGAAAACTAATGATAATATGACCACTTTAGCGGTATTTACAGGAAAATACTGTAATCAACATTTACAGTACTGTAACTTTACAGCAAATTGACTATAAAAATACGATATCTTTACATTTCACAGCAATAAAAAGTTATTTCAAATCAAACGCGGTATGGTGCTAAAGTGAGAGAGTAATTCATTATAAAAATGCATTTGTGAAGTTATGGCATATAGTTGTGGCtccgttggtagagtggccgtgctagtaACTTCAGTGTTGCCGGTTCGATTCCTGCTTCTGGCCCTCTTACTCactgcccttgtgtccttgggcaagacactttacacacgtgccacccacactgctttaaatggagaTAGTggctttcacaatgtaaagcactttgagtcgcaagagaaaaagcgctatataaatattattcacaCAGTTGTAATATTATGCACTGTAACATTCCAGATGTGACGTTAAAGCATTTATTTGTAACTTCACTGTCAGACTAACGCTACCTGGCTAGCTGATAAGTTTTTTTATTGTTGCTACTTTTTGTTCTATTTTCATTTTGAGTCCTTTTCCTCTTTGCTTCTTTTTCCAACATCACTGCCGCTTGCTCTCCGACGCGGATTGCCCTGATCGTCGAGCTAACCGGTGAGCTGCTAAGCTAGCTGAGCTAGGTTAGCTCCGGTTGCGCTTGGCTTCATCCGGCCCGGCCTCCACCCAGGCGGCCCGCCACTAGCCAGCTGCCATCTGGATACTACTGGATCATTTTAAATATCTGTAGTCTGAGGAATAAAACACATGAACTTGAAACACTTTTAAGAACAACTCTGTTCCTATCA carries:
- the zdhhc24 gene encoding probable palmitoyltransferase ZDHHC24 isoform X1, translated to MTSSVLGNVEKMCSHLPVLLNTFLVFSITGEVSYLVLVGAPLEPAQRWSSLWKSMHLLAQFFMLGNICWNALLFVRTTPSIKGVFLGGDHVGQGWKCCYTCVFFCLSRYCYTCETHTPPRCSHCYDCKVCVLRRDHHCVFFGRCVGFRNHRYFLTCLLYMWSGLLYATWMNAEVFILILKEGVTLHSVLLLLIPWLMLVSGQVSARAFSFAFIADTCVVGLLLVSAFFFFHLFLLVRGQTTREWYSSRRPYNLGLLGNLRHTLGSRWYLGWLCPLISSPLPGDGIHFQVTGSLEPPRQ
- the zdhhc24 gene encoding probable palmitoyltransferase ZDHHC24 isoform X2 is translated as MTSSVLGNVEKMCSHLPVLLNTFLVFSITGEVSYLVLVGAPLEPAQRWSSLWKSMHLLAQFFMLGNICWNALLFVRTTPSIKGVFLGGDHVGQGWKYCYTCETHTPPRCSHCYDCKVCVLRRDHHCVFFGRCVGFRNHRYFLTCLLYMWSGLLYATWMNAEVFILILKEGVTLHSVLLLLIPWLMLVSGQVSARAFSFAFIADTCVVGLLLVSAFFFFHLFLLVRGQTTREWYSSRRPYNLGLLGNLRHTLGSRWYLGWLCPLISSPLPGDGIHFQVTGSLEPPRQ